The Pricia mediterranea genome includes a window with the following:
- a CDS encoding WD40/YVTN/BNR-like repeat-containing protein — MKPSLLRLGLVAMILSLLPHTLTAQKRKKSDASTAQVPQELYSSLEYRSLGPYRGGRSATVTGVQGEPDLYYFGATGGGVWKTTNGGREWENISDGYFGGSIGAVAVAESDPNVIYVGGGEKTLRGNVSSGYGIWKTVDAGKTWKSVGLENSRHVPRIRIHPKNPDIVYAAVLGNIYKPTEDRGIYKSTDGGASWSKKLFVNEQAGFVDLILDPNNPRIMYASSWRVKRTPFSLSSGGEGSALWKSTDSGENWTEISKNEGFPKDTLGIIGVTVSPVNSDRVFAMVENKEKGGLYRSEDGGQKWSLVNDDRSLRQRAWYYTRVYADTKDEDVVYVVNVSYHKSSDGGKTFEAHNAPHGDHHDLWIAPENPKRMVIADDGGAQVSYDGGETWSTYHNQPTAQYYRVTTDNAHPYRIYVAQQDNSTQRVKHRSDGNGITEDDWEETAGGESAWIAVDPTDNDIVYGGSYGGFLTRVNHGKNTVRGINVWPDNPMGHGAEGMKYRFQWNFPIIFSKHDPNKLYAFSNHVHRTTNEGQSWEVLSEDLTRNDSTKLVSSGGPITQDNTGVEYYGTIFAADESPLKEGLMWVGSDDGLIHITRDGGQTWENVTPKNMPKWTMINSIEASTFDEGTCYVAATSYKLGDFSPYLYKTSDYGKSWSKITDGIHEEHFTRVVREDPKRKGLLYAGTETGMYISFDDGANWSPFQLNLPIVPITDLAIKDNSLIVATQGRSLWMLDDLSVVHQAEKIDQSAENILYRPKDALRTKGSTKEEPSLTEGQNLPNGVITHFLLKNLTENDSVQLTYLNMKGDTLATFKNSAKEKDKKLEVKKGGNTHVWDTRSKGAEKLDGMILWWANLDGAKAVPGNYKVSLSVNGTAESQDFKIVPDPRAEASVEDMQKQFDFVSEVNATVDRAHQSIKKIRKINEKLETFVKQHQDDDRVEALVEKAKKMKGKFGEVEKALYQTKNRSRQDPLNFPIKLTNKLAHLNSLVTLDDFPPTDQDWAVKSELTAKINAQLKAFDQMADEELDAFNDEFNTLQLNYLSLDE; from the coding sequence ATGAAACCATCCCTATTACGTCTCGGCCTTGTTGCCATGATTCTCTCCTTATTGCCCCACACCCTTACGGCCCAAAAACGCAAAAAATCGGATGCCTCGACCGCGCAGGTACCGCAGGAACTCTATTCCAGTTTGGAGTATCGGTCGCTTGGACCGTACCGGGGCGGGCGTTCGGCCACGGTGACCGGGGTTCAGGGCGAACCTGACCTCTACTACTTCGGGGCGACCGGGGGCGGGGTCTGGAAAACGACCAACGGAGGCCGGGAATGGGAAAATATTTCGGACGGCTATTTCGGGGGTAGCATAGGGGCGGTAGCGGTCGCGGAGAGCGACCCGAACGTCATCTATGTCGGAGGCGGCGAAAAGACCCTACGAGGAAATGTTTCTTCCGGATATGGCATCTGGAAAACCGTGGATGCCGGCAAGACGTGGAAGTCCGTGGGACTGGAAAACAGCCGGCATGTACCGCGGATCCGCATCCATCCCAAGAATCCCGATATCGTATATGCGGCCGTTCTCGGAAACATCTATAAGCCTACCGAAGACAGGGGCATCTATAAAAGTACCGATGGCGGGGCAAGCTGGTCGAAAAAACTCTTCGTCAACGAACAGGCCGGATTTGTAGATCTGATCCTGGACCCCAACAATCCGCGCATCATGTACGCTTCTTCGTGGCGGGTCAAGCGCACCCCATTCAGCCTGAGCAGCGGGGGCGAGGGCAGTGCCCTTTGGAAAAGTACCGATAGCGGCGAAAATTGGACGGAAATCTCAAAAAACGAGGGCTTTCCTAAAGATACCTTGGGAATTATCGGGGTGACCGTATCACCGGTCAATTCCGATCGGGTGTTCGCTATGGTGGAAAACAAAGAGAAAGGCGGACTCTACCGCAGTGAGGATGGCGGCCAAAAGTGGTCGCTGGTCAACGATGACCGTAGCCTTCGGCAGCGCGCGTGGTACTACACCCGGGTCTATGCCGATACCAAAGACGAAGATGTCGTTTACGTCGTCAACGTCTCGTACCACAAATCATCGGACGGCGGAAAGACCTTTGAAGCCCACAATGCTCCCCACGGCGACCACCACGACCTTTGGATCGCACCGGAAAATCCGAAAAGAATGGTCATCGCCGATGATGGCGGGGCGCAGGTCAGCTACGATGGGGGCGAAACCTGGAGCACCTACCACAACCAGCCTACGGCCCAATATTACCGGGTGACCACCGATAATGCCCATCCGTACCGGATCTATGTGGCACAACAGGACAATTCGACCCAGCGCGTAAAGCACCGGAGCGATGGCAACGGCATTACCGAAGACGACTGGGAGGAGACCGCAGGGGGCGAGTCCGCTTGGATCGCCGTCGACCCCACCGATAACGACATCGTATATGGCGGGAGTTACGGGGGATTTCTGACCCGGGTAAACCATGGGAAAAACACGGTACGCGGTATCAACGTTTGGCCCGACAACCCCATGGGGCATGGTGCCGAGGGGATGAAGTATCGTTTTCAGTGGAATTTCCCCATAATTTTCAGCAAGCACGATCCGAATAAACTCTACGCCTTCTCGAACCATGTGCATCGGACTACCAACGAGGGGCAAAGCTGGGAAGTGCTGAGCGAAGACCTGACGCGTAACGATTCGACCAAGCTGGTATCGAGCGGAGGGCCCATTACCCAAGACAACACCGGGGTGGAATATTACGGCACCATCTTCGCGGCCGATGAGAGTCCCTTGAAAGAAGGCCTGATGTGGGTCGGCAGCGACGATGGCTTGATTCACATCACCAGGGACGGGGGACAGACCTGGGAAAACGTGACGCCGAAAAATATGCCCAAATGGACCATGATCAACAGTATCGAGGCCTCAACTTTCGACGAGGGCACCTGTTACGTGGCCGCTACCAGTTACAAACTGGGCGATTTTAGTCCCTACCTCTACAAGACTTCCGATTACGGAAAAAGTTGGAGCAAAATAACCGATGGTATCCATGAAGAACATTTCACCCGGGTGGTACGCGAAGATCCGAAGCGAAAAGGATTATTGTACGCCGGTACCGAAACGGGCATGTACATTTCTTTCGACGACGGGGCCAATTGGAGTCCGTTTCAATTGAACCTTCCCATCGTTCCAATTACCGACCTTGCCATCAAGGACAATAGCCTGATCGTTGCCACCCAAGGGCGAAGTCTTTGGATGCTCGACGACCTCAGCGTCGTCCATCAGGCGGAAAAAATCGATCAGTCCGCCGAGAACATCCTGTACCGGCCTAAAGATGCCCTACGGACGAAAGGCAGCACCAAAGAAGAACCATCCCTAACCGAGGGGCAGAACCTTCCGAACGGGGTCATCACCCATTTCCTCCTAAAGAACCTCACCGAGAACGACAGTGTACAGCTGACCTACCTCAACATGAAAGGCGATACGCTGGCCACGTTCAAAAATTCCGCCAAGGAAAAGGATAAAAAACTGGAAGTCAAAAAAGGTGGTAATACCCATGTCTGGGATACGCGCAGCAAAGGTGCCGAAAAGTTGGACGGTATGATTTTGTGGTGGGCCAACCTAGACGGGGCCAAAGCGGTACCTGGCAATTACAAGGTCAGCCTGAGCGTAAACGGCACCGCTGAGAGCCAAGATTTTAAAATCGTGCCCGACCCCCGGGCCGAAGCCTCGGTGGAAGACATGCAGAAACAGTTCGATTTTGTGAGCGAGGTCAACGCTACGGTAGATAGGGCCCACCAATCCATCAAGAAAATCCGCAAGATCAATGAAAAACTCGAGACCTTCGTCAAACAACACCAAGACGATGACCGTGTCGAAGCCCTGGTCGAAAAGGCCAAAAAGATGAAGGGAAAATTCGGGGAGGTCGAAAAGGCGCTGTACCAGACCAAAAACCGAAGTCGACAAGACCCCCTCAATTTTCCGATCAAGCTGACCAACAAACTGGCGCATTTGAACAGCTTGGTAACGCTCGACGATTTCCCGCCCACCGATCAAGACTGGGCGGTCAAATCGGAACTGACGGCCAAGATCAACGCGCAACTGAAGGCCTTCGACCAAATGGCCGATGAAGAGCTCGATGCCTTCAACGATGAATTCAATACGTTGCAGCTCAACTATTTGTCCTTGGACGAATAA
- a CDS encoding DUF421 domain-containing protein gives MENWILAPMSTLLIVIFSVLLIFSIIILITRISGLRTFAKMSSFDFASTIAIGSILASVVMNTGQSIIKGTIALATIIAFQTLFSYAKRKSSKLTEMLTNTPMLIMDGDQILYDNLAKTNVSEEDLIAKLREANVRHFGEVLAVVLESTGDVTVIHANDGTELDRDRLLKGVQR, from the coding sequence ATGGAAAACTGGATTCTTGCCCCGATGTCAACGCTTTTAATAGTAATTTTCTCAGTACTATTAATTTTTAGTATTATCATTCTAATAACCCGTATTTCCGGTCTCCGCACATTTGCCAAGATGTCGAGCTTCGATTTCGCCTCGACCATTGCCATTGGATCTATATTGGCCTCTGTGGTGATGAACACCGGGCAATCGATAATCAAGGGTACCATAGCCCTTGCTACGATCATCGCCTTTCAAACTCTTTTTTCCTATGCAAAAAGAAAATCCAGCAAGCTGACCGAAATGCTAACGAACACCCCCATGCTCATCATGGACGGGGACCAAATTCTATACGACAACCTGGCCAAGACCAACGTCAGTGAAGAAGACCTCATCGCCAAATTACGGGAGGCTAATGTCAGACACTTTGGGGAAGTACTCGCGGTCGTGCTCGAATCTACCGGCGATGTCACGGTAATACACGCCAACGACGGAACCGAGCTAGACCGTGACCGGTTGCTCAAGGGGGTGCAGCGGTGA
- a CDS encoding DUF421 domain-containing protein — protein MLEKLIELSWSTVGQIAISALGIYLAVIIMTRICGKRSFSKMSSFDFAMTVAVGSIIATTVLSSTVNMVEGVVGLVAVYLLQITAALARRNKTVRNLMDNSPLLLMDGDTILEDNLRKARVTQGDLRSKLREANVTDLSNVKAVVFETTGDISVLHKDGEEPLDLWLMKDVVRE, from the coding sequence ATGTTAGAAAAACTTATTGAACTGAGCTGGAGCACAGTGGGCCAAATTGCCATTAGCGCATTGGGCATCTACCTTGCCGTAATTATAATGACCCGTATTTGCGGGAAACGAAGCTTTTCGAAGATGTCCAGCTTCGATTTCGCCATGACGGTAGCCGTTGGATCGATCATAGCGACCACGGTGCTCTCCTCCACCGTCAACATGGTCGAAGGCGTCGTGGGACTGGTTGCCGTTTATCTGCTCCAAATTACCGCCGCCCTGGCCCGAAGAAACAAAACCGTTCGAAACCTGATGGATAACTCCCCATTGTTGCTTATGGATGGCGATACGATTTTGGAAGATAACCTACGGAAAGCACGAGTGACCCAAGGAGACCTACGCTCCAAATTGCGGGAGGCGAACGTCACCGATCTCTCCAACGTAAAAGCGGTAGTATTTGAGACCACCGGCGATATATCCGTCCTTCACAAAGACGGCGAAGAGCCGCTTGATCTGTGGTTGATGAAGGATGTGGTTCGGGAGTGA